In Bradyrhizobium sp. 195, the sequence TGGACCCGAGCAAGCCGCTGGCCGCGCGTGACTTGATCAAGCTCGTCGCCGCCGGCGAGCCCGTCGTGATCTTCCCGGAGGGACGCATCACCGTCTCCGGATCGCTGATGAAGGTCTATGACGGCACCGCGATGATCGCGGACAAGGCCGACGCCGTCGTGGTGCCGGTCCGCATCGAGGGCGCGCAGCGCTCGCATCTCAGCTATCTCAACTCCAGCCAGATCAAGCGCTCGTGGTTTCCGCGGGTGACGGTCACCATCCTGCCGCCCGTCAAGCTGCCGGTCGATCCGGCGCTGAAGGGCAAGGCGCGCCGCAACGCCGCGGGCGCCGCGCTCCAGGACGTGATGATCGATGCGATGGTCAAGAACGCCATGCTCGATCACACGCTGTTCGAAGCCCTCGGACACGCCTATCGCGATCGCGACACCGGCAAGGTCATCATCGAGGATGCGCTTGGCACCAAGCTGACCTACCGCAAGCTGATCCTCGGCGCGCAGGTCCTGAGCCGCAAGCTCGAGAGCGGCACCGCTGTCGGCGAAAATGTCGGCGTGCTGCTGCCGAATTCCGCTGGCGTCGCCGTCGTCTTCATGGCGCTGCAGAACATCGGCCGGGTGCCGGCGATGCTCAACTTCTCGGCCGGTCCGGTCAACGTCCTCGCCGCCATGAAGGCCGCGCAGGTCAAGACCGTCCTGACCTCGAAGGCGTTCATCGAGAAGGGCAAGCTCGACAAGCTGATGACCGCGATCTCCGCTGAGGCCCGCGTCGTCTATCTCGAGGACGTCCGTGCCTCGATCGGCACGGCCGACAAGATCAAGGGTCTGCTCGCAGGCACGACGCCGCGCGTCACCCGCCAGGCCAACGATCCGGCCGTGGTGCTGTTCACCTCGGGCTCGGAAGGCACGCCCAAAGGCGTGGTGCTGTCCCACCGCAACATCCTCGCCAACGCGGCGCAGGCGCTGGCGCGGGTCGACGCCAACGCCAATGACAAGGTGTTCAACGTGCTGCCGGTGTTCCACTCCTTCGGGCTCACCGGCGGAATGATGATGCCGCTGTTGGCGGGCATTCCGATCTACATGTACCCCTCGCCGCTGCATTACCGGATCGTGCCCGAGCTGATCTACCAGACCGGCGCGACGATCCTGTTCGGCACCGATACGTTCCTCACCGGCTACGCCCGCTCGGCGCATGCCTACGACTTCCGCACGCTGCGCCTCGTGATCGCGGGCGCCGAAGCCGTCAAGGATCGTACCCGCCAGGTGTTCATGGAGCGCTACGGCATCCGCATCCTCGAAGGCTATGGCGTCACCGAGACGGCGCCGGTGCTGGCGATGAACACGCCGATGGCCAACCGCCCCGGCACCGTCGGCCGCCTGTCGCCGCTGATGGAATGCCGCCTCGATCCGGTCCCAGGCATCGAGGAAGGTGGGCGCCTCTCCGTGCGCGGGCCAAACGTGATGCTCGGATATCTGCGTGCCGAAAATCCCGGCGTGCTCGAAGTGCTCGCCGAGGGCTGGCACGATACTGGCGACATCGTCGCGATCGACGCGGCCGGCTTCATCACCATCAAAGGCCGCGCCAAGCGCTTTGCCAAGATCGCAGGCGAAATGGTCTCGCTCTCCGCGGTCGAGAACATCGCGACGACACTGTGGCCGCAGGCCGCATCGGTCGCCGTGTCGATCCCCGATCCGCGCAAGGGCGAGCGCATCGTGCTGCTGACGACGGAGAAGAACGCCGAGCGTAGCGCGATGCAGACCCAAGCCAAGTCGATCGGCGCGTCCGAGCTGACCGTTCCCGCCGCGATCATGGTGGTCGACAAGGTGCCGCTGCTCGGCACCGGCAAGACCGACTATGTCACCGCAACGACGTTGGCCCGCGAGCAGGCGTCCCCGCCGGAGCGCGAGGTGGCGTAAGGCTCACGACCGCCGCACCGGCCAATGCCGGTGCGGCGGTCTCCTCACTTGAGCAGGAGATAGCGGACCGGGTTGGCGTCGCACTGACCCGCGCCGCACTCCAGCACGGTGGACAGGAGATTTGCGGCGACCAGCAACGCGAAAATCGCGAACACAGCGTTCGATGCTGCTCCGCCCAGCGGCCCGTCCTTGTCCCGCGCGCCAGTCATGTCCTTCACCACGAAGACAAGCGCGACATAGCAAACGATACCGACCGCGGCGACGAGCGCCCAGGTGTAGAAATGCAGCCCGAACAACGCCGAGCCGTATCCGGGATCGCCCGGCGCAAGATGCAGCGACACCTGCCGCATCGAGATGAATCCGGTAACTAGGCTGGACATCAGGATCATCGCGTAGTGTGACGGTCGCTCGCCGAGGCGCAGATTGAATAGGAACCCCATGCCAACCGCGATGAACCCGGCCCGCTGCAGCAGGCACAGCGGACAGGGCAATTCGCCAAGCGCAAGCTGATAGAAAAATGCGACTGCCAGGATCAACGAGATCCCGAGCAACCCGAGCAGATTCAGGACCGCGCCGGCCGACTGCCGCCCGTTCATCTCTGTCGTTCTCATCTCGGCACCGTCAGAACGAGAACTTGAGGGGATCGGTAGCGTGGTGGAAGAACCAGGCGACGGTCACGACGATTGTCACGCTCCAGAGCGCATAGCCAAGTCCCGCGCGCGAACGCCAGACGCAGGCGCAGGCTGCGAGCGCCAGCAGGAACGGCAAAAACATGTACATGAGCCCGGGCTCCCGATCGATTCGCGCATCGCGCGAACGAGCCCAAGGGATAATCCAGCGCGGCGCGCCCCTCAAGACCCGGCTTCGCTGCGCCGCTCCTGCGCGTAACGCACCAGCGCCGCGAAACGGTAGATGCCGTGCACGAACTTGCCATAGGGCATGCTGGCGAACAGCGCGAACACCGTGCCGAGATGCAGCGCCAGTAGCGGACCCATGGCAGCGGTCTCGCGCAGGAGCAGAAGCAGCATGCCGGTGAAGCCGGTCAGGAACAGCATGGCGATGAAGCCGACATCCATGCCGTAGCGGGACTCGTCGAGCAACGCGGGATCGCGCCGCATCTTGGCCATGAACAAGCCGATCGGTCCGATGATGAGACCGATGCCGCCGAGCGTGCCCAGCACCACCGGCAGGTCCCACCACGGATATGGCGCCTCGCGGCCGAGCAGATAATGATACAGCGTAGCGACCGACGTCGCGGCAAAACAGAGCAGGAAGCCGTAGAAGGTCAGGTGGTGATAAAGCTTGCGCCGGTCGGTCGGCTTGTCGTCCTCATTGTAGCAGCCGACACCGCCGCCATGGAGATAGCGCAGCTCGGCGGCATCGCGGATCGCCTGAAGGATCGAACCGCCGTC encodes:
- the tcuB gene encoding tricarballylate utilization 4Fe-4S protein TcuB — translated: MHGTRILDEADRLMTVCNSCRYCEGLCAVFPAMEMRRAFSDGDLNYLANLCHACGACYVDCQFSPPHEFNVNVPKTLAIARAESYAAYAWPRTLSGTFARNGLVISIVAALSMAAFILGFAAFNDRSVLFGVHTGPGAFYRLMPHNAMAALFSAIFLYAILALVMSVRAFWRDIGPPIGSRADGGSILQAIRDAAELRYLHGGGVGCYNEDDKPTDRRKLYHHLTFYGFLLCFAATSVATLYHYLLGREAPYPWWDLPVVLGTLGGIGLIIGPIGLFMAKMRRDPALLDESRYGMDVGFIAMLFLTGFTGMLLLLLRETAAMGPLLALHLGTVFALFASMPYGKFVHGIYRFAALVRYAQERRSEAGS
- a CDS encoding DUF5993 family protein, coding for MYMFLPFLLALAACACVWRSRAGLGYALWSVTIVVTVAWFFHHATDPLKFSF
- a CDS encoding acyl-[ACP]--phospholipid O-acyltransferase, which codes for MIRELMSSRRFAPLFWAQFFSALNDNVLKNALVIILLYSAATGHGDALVTVAGAVFIFPYFILSGLGGQLADKYVKSVVARRLKFAEIFAACFAAAGFFLHSVPLLFAALALFGTIAALFGPVKYAMLPDQLELGELATGNALVEGATFMAILLGTVAGGQFVAGSAHMGWVASAVVALALLSWAFAARIPQTTPSAPDLPVNANPWTSTLGLLRTLHADHRLWDGTVIVSWFWLVGAIVLSLLPALVKDVVGGTEGVVTLCLAIFAIGIAIGSLFAASLSHVRPNLALVPIGAIIMGCSGLDLAWAIGVTAKGQDITAAGFATSFAGLRMLVDFVAFAFGGGLFVVPSFAAVQAWSAPSERARIIAAGNVLQAAFMVVGSLFVALLQAAGLHIGWIFFGLGVASFGAVWFVLTKWGKEGVRDFGGLLFRALFRTEVRGLENLPPAGTRMLIAPNHVSLIDGPLLHAVLPIEASFAVDTGIAKAWWAKPFLRVVKHYTMDPSKPLAARDLIKLVAAGEPVVIFPEGRITVSGSLMKVYDGTAMIADKADAVVVPVRIEGAQRSHLSYLNSSQIKRSWFPRVTVTILPPVKLPVDPALKGKARRNAAGAALQDVMIDAMVKNAMLDHTLFEALGHAYRDRDTGKVIIEDALGTKLTYRKLILGAQVLSRKLESGTAVGENVGVLLPNSAGVAVVFMALQNIGRVPAMLNFSAGPVNVLAAMKAAQVKTVLTSKAFIEKGKLDKLMTAISAEARVVYLEDVRASIGTADKIKGLLAGTTPRVTRQANDPAVVLFTSGSEGTPKGVVLSHRNILANAAQALARVDANANDKVFNVLPVFHSFGLTGGMMMPLLAGIPIYMYPSPLHYRIVPELIYQTGATILFGTDTFLTGYARSAHAYDFRTLRLVIAGAEAVKDRTRQVFMERYGIRILEGYGVTETAPVLAMNTPMANRPGTVGRLSPLMECRLDPVPGIEEGGRLSVRGPNVMLGYLRAENPGVLEVLAEGWHDTGDIVAIDAAGFITIKGRAKRFAKIAGEMVSLSAVENIATTLWPQAASVAVSIPDPRKGERIVLLTTEKNAERSAMQTQAKSIGASELTVPAAIMVVDKVPLLGTGKTDYVTATTLAREQASPPEREVA
- a CDS encoding disulfide bond formation protein B, whose translation is MNGRQSAGAVLNLLGLLGISLILAVAFFYQLALGELPCPLCLLQRAGFIAVGMGFLFNLRLGERPSHYAMILMSSLVTGFISMRQVSLHLAPGDPGYGSALFGLHFYTWALVAAVGIVCYVALVFVVKDMTGARDKDGPLGGAASNAVFAIFALLVAANLLSTVLECGAGQCDANPVRYLLLK